One window of Dyadobacter sandarakinus genomic DNA carries:
- a CDS encoding DUF6265 family protein produces the protein MTVMSTARSFMIPVLFVVSMFSAQAQSKGSLKDVSFLEGHWQGTYNGGPIEASWTAPAGNNIMGYIRMIKDDKPALYEVFAFEETEKGPVAMVKHFKPGLIAVEEKEVSDRYNFIETKKNQTLFEKDDASVRIIYERRAADQLVIQRGKQENGKWAFVDLFIFKKVP, from the coding sequence ATGACCGTTATGAGTACTGCAAGATCATTCATGATCCCTGTGCTGTTTGTTGTTTCCATGTTTTCTGCCCAGGCGCAAAGCAAAGGTTCCCTCAAAGACGTGAGCTTTCTGGAAGGCCACTGGCAGGGAACGTACAATGGCGGCCCGATTGAGGCTTCCTGGACTGCGCCTGCCGGCAACAACATCATGGGTTACATTCGTATGATCAAGGACGACAAGCCTGCATTGTATGAAGTTTTTGCTTTTGAAGAAACAGAAAAAGGACCTGTTGCCATGGTCAAGCACTTTAAGCCGGGGCTGATTGCCGTGGAAGAAAAGGAAGTATCGGACCGCTACAATTTCATTGAAACAAAAAAGAACCAGACGCTTTTTGAGAAAGATGATGCCTCTGTCCGCATCATTTATGAAAGAAGGGCTGCTGATCAGCTGGTGATCCAGAGAGGTAAGCAGGAAAACGGCAAATGGGCTTTTGTAGATCTTTTTATTTTCAAGAAAGTACCCTGA
- a CDS encoding energy transducer TonB — MKNLLFFLSLISIPSFAQKIHQSAEVTQPAQPAGGAQLLELFIASNLRLPVKPTDGTVTLLAVVEPDGSATGIRVKEGLDSLCNAEAIRVLRLYKAWKPAMLDSRKVRQEVVVPVVFKCDSPEGFSAASHSIVTYYRHGIRSAVESATIRRSIPVDDFGFLSGNVVFQKKEENRWVDVTQVPLQITGSMTQFENEGIKDSVQTLEFSANLPPQKARVYQIIKKQLNGALVSLVQMDPDDKAVFMKDYHLNGALKSLKIYGKELNKEYTWYGNGQLATFEEKPVMLKKPNISYIWEVYDKAGNQLVTKGNGYLTPDNKEYGLLKSGLREGIWKGTSADSSRFEEEYNAGKLEWGKTFLKDKVIAYDEVEVMPQYKGGFPAMYKFIAKNVKYPKDAAKQNISGQVFTTFVVRSDGTIGDVALIQGLHESMDKEALRVVTAMSGHWEPGWQRGRKVNVKFNIPINFYLE; from the coding sequence ATGAAAAATTTGTTATTTTTCCTCTCTCTGATCAGTATCCCATCTTTTGCTCAAAAAATCCATCAATCCGCCGAAGTAACCCAACCCGCCCAACCGGCAGGCGGAGCGCAGCTGCTTGAGTTATTTATTGCCTCCAATCTCAGGCTGCCGGTCAAACCCACGGATGGAACCGTGACGCTCCTGGCGGTTGTGGAGCCGGATGGAAGCGCTACCGGAATTCGTGTGAAAGAAGGACTGGACTCATTATGCAATGCCGAGGCGATCAGGGTTCTGCGGCTTTACAAAGCATGGAAGCCGGCTATGCTCGATAGCCGGAAAGTGCGTCAGGAGGTGGTAGTACCGGTAGTTTTCAAATGCGATTCGCCCGAAGGGTTTTCAGCTGCCAGCCACAGCATTGTTACCTATTACCGCCACGGAATCAGATCCGCTGTGGAGAGTGCTACCATCCGCAGAAGCATTCCGGTGGATGACTTCGGCTTTTTGAGCGGAAATGTGGTTTTTCAGAAGAAGGAAGAGAACCGGTGGGTCGATGTGACGCAAGTACCTTTACAGATTACCGGGAGTATGACGCAGTTCGAGAACGAAGGGATAAAAGACTCTGTACAAACACTTGAATTCAGTGCAAATCTGCCTCCGCAAAAAGCCCGTGTTTACCAGATTATCAAAAAGCAATTGAATGGAGCATTGGTCTCGTTGGTACAGATGGATCCCGATGATAAAGCGGTTTTCATGAAAGATTACCACCTGAATGGCGCTTTAAAAAGCCTCAAGATTTACGGCAAAGAGCTAAACAAGGAATATACCTGGTATGGAAATGGTCAGCTTGCGACGTTTGAAGAAAAGCCAGTTATGCTGAAAAAACCCAATATCAGCTACATCTGGGAAGTATACGATAAAGCTGGAAACCAGCTTGTAACGAAGGGAAATGGTTATTTAACACCGGATAACAAGGAGTACGGACTACTCAAAAGCGGACTTAGAGAGGGCATTTGGAAAGGTACGTCTGCGGACAGCAGCCGGTTTGAGGAAGAGTACAATGCAGGCAAGCTCGAATGGGGCAAAACCTTTCTGAAAGATAAAGTCATTGCATATGATGAAGTTGAGGTTATGCCCCAGTATAAAGGAGGCTTTCCTGCCATGTACAAATTCATCGCGAAAAATGTTAAATACCCGAAAGATGCCGCCAAACAAAACATCAGCGGACAGGTATTTACCACCTTTGTGGTACGTTCTGACGGAACGATCGGCGACGTCGCCCTGATCCAGGGCCTTCATGAAAGCATGGATAAAGAGGCGCTCCGCGTTGTAACTGCCATGAGCGGCCACTGGGAACCAGGCTGGCAGCGAGGCCGGAAGGTAAATGTAAAGTTCAATATACCGATCAATTTTTACCTGGAATAA
- a CDS encoding glycosyltransferase family protein: MKIIFMVQGEGRGHLTQAISLGQMLREAGHQVAAALVGTSPGRQIPAFFDEQINAPVYHFHAPNIIYHAGGSGMNVQKTISTHLAGLPRHLKSLRCIHKTIRDIRPDLIVSFYETYGGLYNILYRSRIPMVCIAHQYLLLHPRFVFPEKSGFDRFLINLNSRSTSWLATRRLALSFREIPSRPDLRIMVVPPLLRKEVQELKPVQGDFLLVYMTHHSLSRQIMDWHQANPDQELHCFWDNPDAPEVFQTNEKLTFHRINSEKYLRLLASCKALVTTAGFESVCEAMYLGKPVMMVPVPNHFEQECNALDGVISGAGITSRHFDLSLILEYLPRHTDHSARFKEWYRRGTAMFLHEITAGAQSAESEQEIRSAAG; encoded by the coding sequence ATGAAGATCATATTTATGGTGCAGGGCGAAGGGCGCGGGCACCTTACCCAGGCGATTTCACTGGGGCAGATGCTGCGTGAGGCGGGCCACCAGGTGGCCGCCGCCCTGGTAGGTACCTCGCCCGGGCGCCAGATCCCGGCATTTTTCGACGAGCAGATCAATGCTCCGGTCTACCATTTTCATGCTCCCAATATCATTTACCATGCCGGCGGGAGTGGAATGAACGTGCAGAAAACCATCAGCACGCACCTGGCAGGCTTGCCGCGGCACCTCAAAAGTCTGCGCTGCATTCACAAGACGATCCGGGACATCAGGCCCGATCTGATCGTGAGCTTTTATGAAACTTATGGAGGGTTGTACAACATCCTGTACCGCTCACGCATCCCGATGGTTTGCATTGCACATCAGTACCTGCTGTTGCATCCCAGGTTTGTTTTTCCTGAAAAAAGCGGGTTTGACCGGTTTTTGATCAATCTTAACTCACGCTCCACATCCTGGCTGGCCACCAGGCGGCTGGCGCTTTCTTTTCGTGAAATACCTTCACGCCCCGACCTCAGGATTATGGTCGTGCCTCCGCTGCTCAGAAAGGAAGTGCAGGAACTCAAGCCGGTACAGGGTGATTTCCTGCTGGTATATATGACACACCACAGCCTCAGCCGACAGATCATGGACTGGCACCAGGCAAACCCTGATCAGGAACTGCATTGTTTCTGGGACAACCCGGATGCACCTGAGGTATTTCAGACAAATGAAAAGCTCACTTTTCACAGGATCAACAGTGAAAAGTACCTGCGCCTGCTGGCTTCCTGCAAGGCATTGGTCACTACGGCTGGTTTTGAGTCGGTGTGTGAGGCGATGTACCTGGGCAAGCCGGTGATGATGGTGCCGGTTCCCAACCATTTCGAGCAGGAGTGCAATGCGCTTGATGGGGTAATTTCGGGCGCAGGCATTACCTCCCGCCATTTCGACCTGTCGCTCATACTCGAATACCTCCCAAGGCATACAGACCACTCCGCACGGTTTAAGGAATGGTACCGGCGCGGTACGGCCATGTTCCTGCATGAGATTACTGCCGGGGCACAATCTGCAGAGTCTGAACAGGAAATTCGGTCTGCGGCCGGGTAA
- a CDS encoding heparinase II/III domain-containing protein, giving the protein MKYTEIAGWVRLSRDMGLRYCIFRVWYYVQRQSGILRLRFPARTMRRSFINLDIWQHASIPFFFNGKHLLLTPDPTKTALKEKHCRILSGEFPYFNAMWHRSPGWHTHPLNGYTFDPELHWTKIPDFSLQQGDIKMVWEKSRFTFLYDLIRYDYHFQEDQSGLVLELITDWITQNPVNRGPNWMCSQEISLRVLNWTFALFYYRHSTALSQLVLDKVLASIYDQMRHVRDNISFSRIAVRNNHTLTETAALFITGMLFPFFEEAEEWKTAGKKLFEQEIAFQIDVDGAYIQHSANYYRIVIQLLNWVLRLAALHTEVLSPQTCRKARQAFRFLEHMQDPVSGWLPNYGPNDGALFFPLTDCHYRNYRPQLGTLAAILELKCSYPENTGWEEEAHWLGLQPARHPARLSSMLVTPHFLAVKNENTLTCMHSMQYRHRPHQADNLHLDVWVNGKNILRDGGTYSYHAPEHEVKYFAGTASHNTVIIGGLNQMQKKSRFIWLHWIKNAGVKISTENDCPVLQGWYEGFRESGDWIKHHRKVTIMQPGRLYMVEDTIEHGPPDFILEQIWNPGEGFAGDFQLECFDQNEAPVPLCHMSGWYSGTYGRKVPAERIIFRTAGGFLKTYIIHNTIKHAHTADPPILFAGR; this is encoded by the coding sequence GACCATGAGGCGCTCATTCATCAACCTGGATATCTGGCAGCACGCATCCATACCCTTCTTTTTTAATGGAAAACATCTGCTGCTGACACCGGATCCTACCAAAACCGCATTGAAGGAAAAGCATTGCCGCATCTTGTCAGGCGAATTTCCCTACTTCAATGCGATGTGGCATCGGTCGCCTGGCTGGCATACGCATCCGCTGAACGGATATACCTTTGATCCTGAGCTGCATTGGACAAAAATCCCCGACTTTTCATTACAGCAGGGTGATATCAAGATGGTTTGGGAAAAATCCCGGTTTACCTTCCTGTATGACCTCATCCGCTATGATTATCATTTTCAGGAAGATCAGTCGGGCCTGGTGCTGGAACTCATAACGGACTGGATTACCCAAAATCCTGTAAACCGCGGCCCAAACTGGATGTGCAGCCAGGAGATTTCATTGCGGGTACTCAACTGGACGTTTGCATTGTTCTATTACAGGCATTCGACGGCGCTCAGCCAGCTGGTTCTGGACAAAGTTCTGGCAAGTATTTACGATCAGATGCGGCACGTGCGCGACAATATTTCGTTTTCCCGCATTGCAGTGCGCAACAATCACACCCTGACGGAGACCGCTGCCCTGTTTATCACAGGCATGCTCTTCCCGTTTTTTGAAGAAGCAGAAGAATGGAAGACCGCCGGAAAAAAGTTGTTTGAACAGGAAATCGCATTTCAGATCGACGTGGATGGTGCATACATCCAGCATTCTGCAAACTATTACCGCATTGTGATTCAGCTACTAAACTGGGTACTCCGGCTGGCAGCGTTGCATACGGAAGTGCTCTCCCCGCAGACCTGCCGGAAAGCCCGGCAAGCTTTTCGTTTTTTGGAGCATATGCAGGATCCTGTTTCGGGCTGGCTGCCCAATTATGGTCCAAATGACGGCGCATTGTTTTTTCCGCTTACAGACTGCCATTACCGCAACTACCGCCCGCAGCTCGGTACGCTGGCCGCTATACTTGAACTCAAATGCAGTTACCCGGAAAATACGGGCTGGGAAGAAGAGGCGCATTGGCTGGGGCTCCAACCAGCCCGCCATCCTGCAAGGTTGTCGTCCATGCTGGTGACTCCTCACTTTCTGGCCGTGAAAAATGAAAATACACTTACCTGCATGCACTCAATGCAATACCGGCATCGCCCGCATCAGGCTGATAACCTGCATCTGGACGTGTGGGTAAATGGTAAAAACATTCTCCGCGATGGCGGCACTTATTCCTATCACGCGCCCGAGCATGAAGTGAAGTACTTCGCCGGAACCGCCTCCCACAATACCGTGATAATCGGCGGGCTGAATCAGATGCAGAAAAAATCGCGCTTTATCTGGCTGCATTGGATTAAAAATGCAGGTGTAAAAATCAGTACAGAAAATGATTGTCCGGTATTGCAGGGCTGGTACGAAGGATTTCGTGAAAGTGGTGACTGGATTAAACATCATCGAAAAGTGACCATTATGCAGCCAGGCCGTCTGTATATGGTAGAGGATACCATTGAACATGGGCCGCCTGACTTTATTTTAGAGCAGATCTGGAACCCGGGTGAAGGTTTTGCGGGTGATTTTCAGTTGGAATGCTTTGATCAAAACGAAGCGCCTGTCCCACTTTGCCATATGTCAGGCTGGTACTCCGGAACGTATGGCCGGAAGGTACCCGCAGAGCGGATTATTTTCAGAACAGCAGGCGGGTTCTTAAAAACATATATCATTCACAATACCATCAAGCATGCACATACTGCTGATCCACCAATACTTTTTGCAGGACGGTGA
- a CDS encoding UDP-2,3-diacylglucosamine diphosphatase, protein MADTTHFRTIIISDLHLGAGGSKAEEVTNFLKSYSCKKLILNGDIIDAWQLKKYGVWKRKHTMFFKRVLKMIEEHKTKVIYLRGNHDDFLDQIIPLRLGKHFQIRKDYILNSGSQRFYVTHGDVFDSITTHLKWLAYLGDIGYTFLLWLNKFYNRYRAWRGLPYYSLSQRIKQSVKMAVNYMSDFEEKLTELARSRDCDGVICGHIHHPAIREINGIMYMNSGDWVETLSALVEDFEGNWSLLHYDQQAHEGKPAKTADPKGIVEHFPTIEKQVAFTGLPGRNPRFL, encoded by the coding sequence ATGGCAGACACAACACATTTCCGGACTATCATCATTTCTGACCTACACTTGGGAGCGGGGGGATCAAAGGCAGAAGAAGTGACGAATTTTTTGAAAAGTTACTCGTGTAAGAAACTGATCCTGAATGGAGACATCATTGATGCATGGCAGCTGAAAAAGTATGGTGTCTGGAAAAGAAAACACACGATGTTTTTCAAACGTGTGCTGAAAATGATTGAAGAACATAAAACAAAAGTTATTTACCTGCGTGGCAACCACGACGATTTCCTCGATCAGATCATTCCGCTGAGGCTCGGCAAACATTTTCAGATCAGGAAAGATTATATCCTCAACTCCGGCTCGCAGCGGTTTTATGTGACACACGGCGATGTTTTTGACTCCATTACCACACACCTCAAGTGGCTCGCCTACCTGGGCGATATCGGATATACGTTCCTTTTGTGGCTCAACAAATTTTACAACCGCTACCGCGCATGGCGGGGATTGCCGTACTACTCGCTGTCTCAGCGGATCAAGCAATCGGTAAAAATGGCGGTCAACTATATGTCCGACTTTGAGGAAAAACTAACCGAGCTGGCCCGCTCGCGCGACTGCGATGGCGTTATATGCGGACATATCCATCACCCGGCCATCCGCGAAATCAACGGGATCATGTACATGAATTCGGGCGACTGGGTAGAGACGCTGAGTGCACTGGTAGAGGATTTCGAGGGCAACTGGAGTCTGCTGCACTACGATCAGCAGGCGCATGAAGGAAAGCCGGCAAAGACCGCAGATCCGAAAGGCATTGTAGAGCATTTTCCGACGATCGAGAAGCAGGTTGCATTTACAGGATTGCCAGGCAGGAACCCGCGATTTTTATAA
- a CDS encoding DMT family transporter, producing MNWLFLFLAFLIGISNTVQSGVNAQLRESLNNPILAAVTSFFVGLVVLVLAFACFNKNPVPAWSDVRQIPWNHFMGGVFGAFYVMTVIFIIRRIGPANMLCLVVAGQMIAAITIDHYGFQGFAVHPITMPRIAGAALLVAGVYLILTN from the coding sequence ATGAACTGGCTTTTCCTGTTTCTTGCCTTTCTGATTGGTATCAGCAACACAGTACAGTCGGGCGTGAATGCGCAATTACGCGAGTCACTCAACAACCCGATCCTGGCGGCTGTAACTTCTTTCTTTGTGGGCCTGGTCGTGCTGGTACTGGCTTTTGCATGCTTCAACAAAAATCCGGTTCCGGCCTGGAGCGACGTAAGGCAAATTCCCTGGAACCACTTTATGGGAGGAGTTTTTGGCGCATTTTATGTGATGACGGTAATTTTCATTATCCGCAGGATCGGGCCGGCAAACATGCTGTGCCTGGTGGTGGCCGGACAAATGATTGCTGCCATTACCATCGATCATTATGGCTTTCAGGGGTTTGCCGTACACCCTATCACCATGCCCAGAATAGCAGGTGCAGCATTGCTGGTAGCCGGTGTTTACCTGATTTTGACAAACTAA
- a CDS encoding 4Fe-4S binding protein encodes MSTYFKNISEGISTTMAGMRLTLRHLWQARNRRKVTDIRSERFFDEHDGIVTIQYPLETIPIPDNGRYRLHNEIDDCIVCDKCVKVCPVDCIEIEPIRAVEEVGKASDGSPIRLYAARFDIDMAKCCYCGLCTTVCPTECLTMTKTFDYSEFDVRDMVYNYSNLTAEEADEKRALLEQFQKEKEAAKTAAKAAPISESAGTTAAKPAFKPTIKPKNTDSETEATDSTEAPKPAKPAFKPTIKLKADAPVSEITSETEAQKSVRPAFVPKKPVIPPVTAAENPSEPTAESPQPTAETRPKPVFKPTMKPKADAEPKAEDEKEAPAQQPADSPEPKAESPQPTAESRPKPVFKPTMKPKTDAEPKAEDEKTAPAQQPADNPEPKADSQQPKAESRPKPVFKPTMKPKADAEPKAEDEKEAPAQKPGESQEPKADSPQPTAESRPKPIFKPNMKPKPKDE; translated from the coding sequence TTGTCTACATACTTCAAAAATATATCCGAGGGGATCAGCACGACGATGGCTGGCATGAGGCTGACCCTGCGGCACCTGTGGCAGGCCCGCAACCGGAGGAAAGTAACCGATATCCGTTCCGAACGCTTCTTTGACGAGCACGACGGTATTGTAACCATCCAGTACCCCCTTGAAACTATTCCGATCCCGGACAATGGGCGTTACCGCCTGCACAATGAAATTGACGACTGCATTGTGTGCGATAAATGCGTGAAAGTGTGCCCGGTGGATTGTATAGAAATTGAGCCGATCCGTGCTGTTGAGGAAGTAGGCAAGGCTTCCGACGGCTCCCCGATCCGGCTTTACGCTGCCCGGTTTGACATTGATATGGCTAAATGCTGCTACTGCGGCCTTTGTACGACGGTATGTCCTACCGAATGCCTGACCATGACCAAGACGTTTGATTACAGTGAATTTGACGTCAGGGATATGGTGTATAATTACAGTAATCTGACGGCTGAAGAGGCTGATGAAAAGCGCGCGCTTCTGGAACAGTTTCAGAAGGAAAAAGAAGCTGCAAAAACCGCAGCCAAAGCGGCTCCCATATCAGAAAGTGCCGGTACTACTGCTGCAAAACCTGCATTTAAACCAACAATCAAACCAAAAAACACAGATTCCGAAACAGAAGCAACGGACAGTACAGAAGCTCCAAAACCTGCAAAGCCTGCTTTCAAACCGACAATCAAACTGAAGGCTGACGCGCCTGTATCCGAAATAACCAGCGAAACAGAAGCACAAAAATCTGTAAGGCCGGCATTTGTACCCAAAAAACCGGTTATACCTCCTGTAACTGCTGCTGAAAATCCATCCGAGCCAACCGCCGAAAGCCCGCAGCCGACAGCCGAAACCCGCCCCAAACCCGTCTTCAAACCCACCATGAAGCCCAAAGCGGATGCGGAGCCAAAAGCAGAAGACGAAAAAGAAGCACCTGCACAGCAACCCGCCGATAGCCCGGAGCCGAAAGCCGAAAGCCCACAGCCGACAGCCGAAAGCCGTCCCAAACCCGTCTTCAAACCCACCATGAAGCCAAAAACGGACGCGGAGCCAAAAGCAGAAGACGAGAAAACAGCACCTGCACAGCAACCCGCCGATAACCCGGAGCCGAAAGCCGATAGCCAACAGCCGAAAGCCGAAAGCCGCCCCAAACCCGTCTTCAAACCCACCATGAAGCCAAAAGCGGATGCGGAGCCAAAAGCAGAAGACGAAAAAGAAGCACCTGCACAAAAACCCGGCGAAAGCCAGGAGCCGAAAGCCGATAGCCCACAGCCGACAGCCGAAAGCCGTCCCAAGCCCATCTTCAAACCCAATATGAAACCCAAGCCGAAGGACGAATAA
- a CDS encoding NADH-quinone oxidoreductase subunit J family protein: MEQLAFYVFAAIAVLAGLFILFSKNLVYGAFALFLAFLGVAALYILAGADFLGVAQIMIYVGGVLVLLIFGIMLTRKLVSHDPTAHNRVEVATGRTAWGAIIGSLLFFGLLKIIFQADFLMSGEEMISRSTIKTIGVELMTSHLLPFEVAGILLLVALVGAAYLAVHRNPVQP, from the coding sequence ATGGAGCAGCTAGCTTTTTACGTGTTTGCGGCCATTGCCGTGCTTGCAGGATTGTTTATCCTTTTTTCAAAAAACCTCGTATATGGCGCATTTGCGCTTTTCTTGGCTTTCCTGGGAGTAGCAGCTTTGTATATACTTGCCGGTGCAGATTTCCTGGGTGTGGCGCAGATCATGATCTATGTCGGCGGGGTACTGGTACTGCTGATCTTTGGAATTATGCTTACCCGCAAGCTTGTCTCCCATGATCCGACGGCACACAACCGCGTAGAAGTGGCCACAGGCCGGACTGCCTGGGGTGCAATCATAGGGAGCTTGCTATTTTTCGGTTTGCTGAAGATCATATTCCAGGCCGACTTTCTGATGAGCGGCGAGGAGATGATCAGTCGTTCGACCATCAAAACCATTGGCGTAGAGCTCATGACCAGCCATTTACTGCCATTTGAAGTAGCGGGTATACTCCTGCTGGTTGCCCTGGTGGGCGCCGCATACCTGGCCGTCCACCGCAATCCGGTACAACCATGA
- the nuoK gene encoding NADH-quinone oxidoreductase subunit NuoK: protein MIPLHHYLIVAAALFCTGLAIAITKRHFIGILLGIELMLNAVNINLVAFSRHDPEKLSGQLFALFVIVVAAAEVTVALAIILRVYGRYNTVDPDEVNDLKK from the coding sequence ATGATCCCATTGCATCATTACCTGATCGTCGCCGCGGCCCTGTTTTGCACAGGACTGGCCATAGCGATTACCAAGCGTCATTTTATTGGTATTTTGCTGGGCATTGAGCTGATGCTGAATGCAGTAAACATCAACCTGGTCGCATTCAGCCGGCATGATCCTGAAAAACTCAGCGGACAGCTTTTTGCCCTGTTTGTTATTGTTGTAGCTGCTGCCGAAGTCACCGTCGCACTGGCCATTATCCTGCGCGTTTACGGCCGGTACAACACAGTCGATCCCGATGAAGTAAACGATTTGAAAAAATGA
- a CDS encoding glycosyltransferase family 4 protein, protein MHILLIHQYFLQDGEGGGPRWNEMGRLWVQAGHQLTVITGDLHYMQESSARSECEHQYVNSDGIHVVCCGATAFWDKGFFGRLLGFFTFVGTSMHALRQLPDQFDLVLATSPPLSVALPGLAFCFLKKLPLVFEIRDLWPESAIAMGVVKNPLLIRLACMLEKYVLKKAALINVLTPAFRLNLIGKGISPEKIICVPNAADFGLADQVAETFNREQFRAQHGFCGRFVIVYAGAHGPANQLVQLADAAALLQHTSVLFVLIGDGRQKAALVNYCRDHCIANMVFLPPMSRPKVFRYILAANMGVAALAKKEIFKTIYSNKTFDYFSCKKPVLMIIDGISRQLAEEAGAGIYAEPEHAADIADKVRFCMQNPALLVQMGENGYDFARQHYNRTRLAETYLEHLENVVSSNEPKVRAGGFLNR, encoded by the coding sequence ATGCACATACTGCTGATCCACCAATACTTTTTGCAGGACGGTGAGGGCGGTGGGCCCCGCTGGAACGAAATGGGCAGGTTATGGGTACAGGCGGGTCACCAATTAACCGTAATCACAGGTGATTTACATTACATGCAGGAAAGCAGCGCCAGGAGTGAGTGCGAACATCAGTATGTAAATTCCGATGGCATCCACGTAGTTTGCTGCGGGGCGACAGCATTTTGGGATAAAGGATTTTTCGGCCGGCTGCTCGGATTTTTCACATTCGTTGGGACGTCCATGCATGCATTGCGTCAACTGCCGGACCAGTTCGACCTTGTGCTGGCCACTTCGCCTCCATTGTCAGTTGCATTACCTGGACTGGCCTTTTGTTTTTTGAAAAAACTTCCGCTCGTATTTGAAATCCGTGATCTCTGGCCGGAATCTGCGATCGCTATGGGTGTTGTGAAAAATCCTTTGCTGATCCGCCTGGCGTGCATGCTCGAAAAGTATGTCCTCAAAAAAGCAGCACTCATCAATGTACTCACCCCTGCATTCAGGCTGAACCTGATCGGTAAAGGTATTTCCCCTGAAAAGATAATCTGTGTTCCCAATGCGGCGGATTTCGGGCTGGCGGATCAGGTGGCTGAAACCTTCAACCGGGAACAATTCAGAGCGCAGCATGGCTTCTGCGGGCGCTTCGTGATCGTGTATGCAGGCGCGCATGGCCCTGCCAATCAGCTGGTTCAGCTGGCAGACGCAGCTGCTTTACTCCAACACACCAGCGTACTTTTTGTGCTGATCGGCGATGGCAGGCAAAAAGCCGCATTGGTGAATTACTGCCGGGATCATTGCATTGCAAACATGGTTTTCCTGCCTCCTATGAGCAGACCGAAGGTTTTTCGTTACATATTGGCAGCTAATATGGGCGTAGCAGCCCTGGCAAAAAAGGAGATTTTCAAGACCATTTACAGTAACAAAACCTTTGATTATTTCTCCTGTAAAAAACCAGTGCTAATGATTATTGACGGCATTTCAAGGCAACTTGCCGAGGAAGCCGGGGCGGGTATTTATGCAGAACCCGAGCATGCGGCGGACATTGCGGACAAGGTTCGATTCTGCATGCAAAACCCTGCTTTACTAGTGCAGATGGGCGAAAACGGTTATGACTTTGCGCGGCAACATTACAACCGCACCAGGCTGGCTGAAACTTACCTGGAACACCTGGAAAATGTAGTCAGCAGCAATGAACCCAAAGTACGGGCAGGTGGTTTTTTAAACAGGTAA